In Mariluticola halotolerans, one DNA window encodes the following:
- a CDS encoding Gfo/Idh/MocA family protein: MARHTIAVVGIGKISQDQHLPVIAKNPAFDLVAVVSQRGVPVGDVPTFRTQAELFEAFPDLDAVANCVPPAVRPALVHEALAAGKHVLIEKPPAATISEFDDMVAQADRAGRVLFATWHSQFNAAVTRTRDILGREGVKSIRIDWRESVRKWHPGQDWVWAPGGFGVCDPGINALSILTAITPMPVFVGKAVLRVPANRQTPIDVEITFKTNDPDGPTISAGFNWLEESGEIWSLAIETATGRKLQLEAGGTRLIEDGKVTVEEPSMEYEAIYERFDALLQSGQSDTHGTPLRLMADAFLVGERISVEPFDW, translated from the coding sequence ATGGCAAGACACACCATCGCCGTGGTTGGCATTGGCAAGATTTCACAAGATCAGCATTTGCCGGTCATCGCAAAAAACCCGGCCTTCGATTTGGTCGCGGTTGTCAGCCAGCGTGGTGTTCCCGTCGGTGATGTGCCCACTTTCCGCACCCAGGCCGAGCTGTTTGAAGCCTTCCCCGATCTCGACGCGGTGGCCAATTGCGTGCCGCCAGCCGTGCGCCCGGCGCTCGTGCACGAGGCGCTCGCAGCGGGCAAACATGTGCTGATCGAAAAGCCGCCCGCAGCCACCATTTCCGAATTTGACGATATGGTTGCCCAGGCTGACAGGGCCGGGCGTGTCCTGTTCGCCACCTGGCACTCACAATTCAACGCCGCCGTCACCCGCACCCGCGATATTCTTGGCCGCGAAGGGGTGAAATCCATTCGCATAGACTGGCGCGAAAGCGTGCGCAAATGGCATCCGGGGCAGGATTGGGTCTGGGCGCCCGGCGGGTTCGGTGTGTGTGATCCGGGCATCAACGCCCTGTCCATCCTGACCGCGATAACGCCCATGCCGGTTTTCGTCGGCAAGGCCGTGCTGCGGGTGCCCGCCAACCGGCAGACCCCGATCGATGTCGAAATTACCTTCAAGACCAATGATCCCGACGGGCCGACCATCAGCGCCGGGTTCAACTGGCTGGAGGAAAGCGGCGAAATATGGTCGCTCGCCATCGAAACGGCAACAGGCCGCAAACTCCAGCTTGAGGCAGGGGGCACGCGCCTGATCGAAGACGGCAAGGTAACGGTTGAAGAACCCTCAATGGAATATGAGGCCATCTATGAGCGGTTTGATGCGCTGTTGCAGTCCGGGCAGTCAGATACCCATGGCACACCGCTACGCCTGATGGCCGATGCATTCCTTGTGGGTGAGCGGATCAGCGTCGAGCCGTTCGACTGGTAG
- the rirA gene encoding iron-responsive transcriptional regulator RirA → MRLTKQSNYAVRTLMYCAVNQPNLSRVSDIAKAYSISELFLFKLIKPLVEGGMIKTLRGRNGGIKLARPAHEISLVEAIKLTEDSFALAECFEGAETLCPLVANCDFNRALNAALEAFFDALGNYTIADLTKNQMFMRERLGIGAVDRGSPAAPTAIRH, encoded by the coding sequence ATGCGGCTAACTAAACAGTCGAATTACGCCGTGCGCACCCTAATGTATTGTGCAGTAAATCAGCCAAATCTCAGTCGTGTCAGTGACATTGCCAAGGCTTATTCAATATCCGAGCTGTTCTTGTTCAAGCTCATCAAGCCGCTGGTCGAAGGGGGCATGATCAAGACATTGCGCGGGCGTAATGGCGGCATCAAGCTTGCCCGCCCGGCACACGAAATCAGCCTGGTTGAAGCAATAAAGCTCACTGAAGACAGTTTCGCGCTCGCCGAATGTTTTGAAGGGGCAGAAACGCTTTGCCCGCTGGTCGCCAATTGCGATTTCAACCGCGCGCTCAATGCCGCGCTCGAGGCGTTCTTTGATGCACTGGGCAATTACACCATTGCCGATCTGACCAAAAACCAGATGTTCATGCGCGAGCGCCTTGGCATTGGTGCTGTTGATCGCGGCAGCCCCGCAGCCCCCACCGCCATCCGGCATTGA
- a CDS encoding ABC-F family ATP-binding cassette domain-containing protein, with product MAAPLLALQNINLTFGGDPLLEGTDLSVAMGEKIALVGRNGSGKSTLLKIAAGEVEADSGERFIQPGATIRYLPQEPDLSGFATTLDYVEAGLTGGDNAYRAQYLLDHLGLNGTEDPSQLSGGEARRAALARVLAPEPDILLLDEPTNHLDLPAIEWLQSELASLRSALVIISHDRRFLSDLTRQTLWLDRGRSRRLNQGFAGFEAWRDKALEEEEQERHKLDRQIVREEHWVRYGVTARRKRNVRRMSELAGLREQRVNQRAQTGNVQLAVAEGKTSGAIIVDAENISKSYDGRPIVTDLTLRIMRGDRLGIVGPNGAGKTTLIKLLTGTLQPDSGTIKLGTNLEVATLDQQRSSLKPQTTLKDALTGGGADTILINGQSRHVISYMRDFLFAPEQAGTAVSKLSGGERARVTLARALALPSNVLVLDEPTNDLDLETLDLLQEMIADYPGTVIVVSHDRDFLDRVATSILAFEGDGHWGEYAGGYADMLAQRGADVAARAAASEARKPKAGLAPTAPPPPKKKKLSFNQQHALKTLPGRIKDLTASIAATSEKLAAPDFYAKDPEGFAKLTKQLDKLQTELSACEDEWLELELLREETGA from the coding sequence ATGGCCGCTCCCCTTCTGGCGCTTCAAAACATCAATCTGACCTTTGGCGGCGACCCTTTGCTTGAGGGAACGGACCTGTCCGTGGCCATGGGCGAAAAGATTGCGCTGGTCGGCCGTAACGGCTCCGGCAAGTCCACCCTGCTGAAAATCGCCGCCGGCGAAGTCGAGGCCGATAGCGGCGAACGCTTCATCCAGCCCGGCGCCACCATCCGCTACCTGCCCCAGGAGCCGGACCTTTCCGGCTTTGCCACCACCCTTGATTATGTCGAGGCGGGCCTCACGGGCGGCGACAATGCCTATCGCGCCCAATACCTGCTCGATCATCTCGGCCTCAATGGCACCGAGGACCCAAGTCAGCTCTCCGGCGGTGAAGCCCGCCGCGCCGCTTTGGCGCGCGTCCTTGCCCCCGAGCCCGATATTCTTCTGCTCGACGAGCCGACCAACCATCTCGATCTGCCCGCCATTGAATGGCTGCAATCAGAACTGGCGTCCTTGCGCTCCGCTCTGGTCATCATCAGCCATGACCGCCGCTTCCTCTCCGATCTCACCCGCCAAACCCTCTGGCTCGATCGCGGCCGCTCGCGCCGTCTCAATCAGGGTTTTGCCGGGTTCGAGGCCTGGCGCGACAAGGCGCTGGAAGAAGAAGAGCAGGAACGCCACAAGCTCGACCGCCAGATCGTGCGCGAGGAACATTGGGTGCGCTATGGCGTCACCGCCCGCCGCAAGCGCAATGTCCGCCGCATGTCCGAATTGGCGGGCCTGCGCGAACAGCGCGTCAACCAGCGCGCCCAAACCGGCAATGTGCAACTGGCCGTGGCCGAAGGCAAAACCTCCGGCGCGATCATTGTCGATGCCGAGAATATTTCCAAAAGCTATGATGGCCGCCCCATCGTCACCGATCTCACCCTGCGCATCATGCGCGGCGACCGGCTTGGCATTGTCGGCCCCAATGGTGCCGGCAAGACCACGCTAATCAAGCTGCTGACCGGCACCTTGCAGCCCGATAGCGGCACCATCAAGCTGGGCACCAATCTCGAGGTCGCAACGCTGGATCAGCAGCGCTCAAGCCTCAAGCCGCAAACCACTCTCAAGGACGCCCTCACCGGGGGCGGTGCCGATACCATTCTTATCAATGGCCAGTCGCGCCACGTCATCTCCTATATGAGGGATTTCCTGTTCGCGCCCGAACAGGCCGGCACAGCGGTCAGCAAGCTCTCCGGCGGCGAACGCGCCCGTGTCACCCTGGCGCGCGCTCTGGCTTTGCCCTCCAATGTTCTCGTCCTCGACGAGCCGACCAATGATCTCGATCTGGAAACCCTCGATCTGTTGCAGGAAATGATCGCCGATTACCCCGGCACCGTCATCGTGGTCAGCCATGACCGTGATTTCCTTGATCGGGTCGCCACCTCCATCCTCGCCTTTGAAGGCGATGGGCATTGGGGCGAATATGCCGGCGGCTATGCCGATATGCTGGCCCAGCGCGGCGCCGATGTCGCCGCCCGCGCCGCGGCCTCCGAAGCGCGCAAACCCAAAGCGGGCCTCGCCCCCACCGCGCCCCCGCCACCGAAGAAGAAAAAGCTCTCCTTCAACCAGCAGCACGCGCTCAAAACCCTGCCGGGCCGCATCAAGGATCTGACCGCCAGCATTGCCGCCACATCGGAAAAACTGGCAGCGCCCGACTTTTATGCCAAAGACCCCGAAGGTTTCGCAAAACTCACCAAACAGCTCGACAAGCTGCAAACCGAACTGTCGGCCTGCGAGGACGAATGGCTGGAGCTGGAGCTGCTGCGCGAGGAAACCGGCGCCTGA